Within the Periplaneta americana isolate PAMFEO1 chromosome 6, P.americana_PAMFEO1_priV1, whole genome shotgun sequence genome, the region GGATATGAAATGTAAGTGAAGATTTGtaagaaaatgtataaaaaaaatataaaaggttACATTAAATAGCTACATAGAAGACATTttggtattttattgtattgtattgtattgtatttattaacattccatggtattcatacattgatttacagctagaatatggaacaagtcaaaaaacttaatactattataaagtcttaatttatagtcacagtctagatgaaatatatacagacgagatttacaatatagtctactagtacaacacaaagttttagtatcaatttcatgaagcgttattgaatgtcgtgaattcacctacagaatagaaggcgtgagaaattaggtacttctttaatttggccctaaataatcttatgttttgagtttcattttttataccgatagggaggctattaaaaaattttactgccatataacgcactcctttttgatagcaagatagacttgccgatggagtatgaaagtcattttttgacgtgtatttatgctatgaactgttgaattagttacaaagttttcacgattacatacgaggaagattattaatgaaaagatatactgacaagccatgggcattatttgtagttttttgaaaatagtcctacacgattccctagatttggcacctaccattattctaattactcttttttgtaatagaaatatattgttactaactgtggaatttccccagaacatttttccaaaactcattaccgagtggaagtatgcaaagtatattgtttttaaggtattgatatttactatcttttgcacagatctaatagcaaaacaagctgaatttagtttgggggtaatttctttggtAAAGCATGAGGCAAGAAATTCAACTTAAAccacataaaataatttcaaaaccaACTCTTATCTGAGCTAGTGAAATCTGGATGTTAACAGCGAAAGGTAGAAGACGATTGAAGATTTTTTCCATCTATTGGTGAATTTTCTTTAGAAAACTGATTGCAAAGTGAAGAAATTGAAACTAACTTAGGAGaagaatatatatgtagttatggAAACTGAAAGCTATCAAAATAAGTGCTATGATCACAACATTTTAAGAATGACCAGGGAAAGTATCCACTTCAGGCTTTGAACTACAGACCATGCCGACGAAGAGGCAATGGAAGCCCTACAACAAGACGATCTGATCAAGTTTAGCCTTGGAACGGGTCTAGGGCCAATCCTTGAATGGGACAGATGAAGAGTACTTGATGGCTTGCGGAAAGAAATGTGTAACCAGTTCCCCACTGCCATCTTCTTGAAGATTAGGTACTCAATCATAAGAACATAATACTTCCTATAGCTGCTTGGTTAGGAGGGTGTTAACCATTGATATATCTACTCCATTCACAAactaaaataacagtattatttaaaCTAGagcaatgaaaatttgcagtacaTAAACACTTCGACTGCACGAATCCTGAGAACAATTCACCTGCTAATATTCCTAATTTAATCGATATCCCAATCTCTAAATCTCCAGACATATCTAATCTTCTATCCTCTGTAACCTTTCATTATTTGAACCTGCTGTCTTGTTGTGAACACTACTCATCGCAGGTTTTTAATTAAGGAAGATTTATGTACTGCatactaaaaatttattttacttatttatttatttatttatttatttatttatttatttatttatttatttatttaacctggtagagataaagccatcaggccttctcttcccctctaccaggggattacaactacaatattaagaatacaattacaattataattacaattaatattaaatttacaaatacaataaaaatcaaaatattaaaagattaactgattaataacagctagacagtttattgtaaaagttaagaagagagaagcatttcttttattgattaagtacaaattaaacctactctacgcagtaagaaaatgcttaataagcttgcttttgaacgctactaaattccgacagtctctgatgtcactggatagggtattccacaagcgcgagagcgagattgtgtatgatgatgaatatataTGATTTTTTCTGCTCAATTTTCAGTGTAATCTAAATAGACAAAAAAATGGAACGTTGGTCAGGACGCGTTGCCATGGTGACGGGGGCCAGTGCCGGTATAGGAGCGGCCATCGCCCAGGAACTGGTCAAGAAAGGACTCAAAGTCGTCGGACTGGCGCGTAGAGTGGAGAGAGTCCAGGTAAGAATTTCTTatgaaaagttttaaatattcaaaatcacAACAGACTATAACCTGATTTGGCATATATTTCTGAGTATTCCACAAAGTTCTGGAACTTAACATTTTCATGAGGGCAAATAGATACGACCAGGGGTGGAGGGGTCAATACTTATATAAGATAACTAAaactttaaacaatttttttgggattttcaaaattgaatattaatattattactagcaCAGAGAAGAAAAATCCAATCATtaagtctaaataaataaatttattgctagaaAAACATACaaggaaaattgaaaaatattgtttACAAAAATTATAGCACCCCCCTGAGTGATCCCGTATTCAGTggaaaattcaatacaaaattaaagtttctAATTTCAGTGATACTTTTTGCAGGAGCTCGAGAAGACTTTGAAGTCAGCCCCAGGCAAGCTGTACCCACATAAGTGCGACGTCACCAAAGAGGAAGAAGTTAAGGAAGCGTTCAAGTGGGTGAAGGATAACCTCGGAGGAACTGACATCCTGATCAACAATGCCGGAGTTGCCTCTATGAACACGTTGATaggtatttatataattattacaaaaaaaaacttgaaaggccttctcttccactcaaccagcaaaatagtaatatacgttactaGAGCGgtgtgttgacgttttcatgttcgaggaaaagattgaaaaagcgaaacgtagttgagcttttttaatttccgagaacatgaaaacaaacataccgctcgtgtatcgtacattattttgtgcgaagatcgtttattacatacctgaaagacgaatttttaattagttgcaatgaaatctccatgttggtttctgtttaatgacgccaacttcggaacaccaaaatatttttcttcaacattgttgctgtaaaatgttttctgtgtttactatactccagcaggccgtgatatacgtctgtatttccccccccccagtctataaatgcgcacttaaaacaaactgtaaggttatgtaatgattaatttttcattttaatattttaacaatattatttatataacatattgcagtaataacatcggcatctggaatctcgttgattttttcacggcttccttaatgttacttgtatcaggaatgcaataagtttcgtggagtagtagactttacttaatttttgaaaatgtttaaaaacaataattaacattgcaatttaggtgaaattgcagtggcaagtttccaatttataattattactatgttaaacgtctctaaaaataatatgttaaaagcctaaagcagtaaaatgaatatcgcgcttaagcggtaagaagagggaaattgttgtgtgtgttacgttgggaatgctgaatgtggtatttcacacttaccgggtattggttctgtgcggaaaacaagcaaatacgcacgatctcgcacaaagtgtatatacatatgcatgaacttacaaagaattcaacaatttgattaagtgagagttacatgtatacaagagttatatacgaattaaacaacaaaatactatgaactattaattagacactgaaataaactgtgtagcagaattaagctaaactacatagaatgttaatatatttcaaataatataagataatagaattttgaaaatacagcactatcaggatgatgtctaaagaatgaagtaacaacgtagtcagtgatagtttaaatcagtaagattggagtgaaatgctaataaggttatcttttaagctgtttttaaaggtgtttattgtcttgtatcccctaatactttgtgacaaggaattcaattgtcgcgaggtggatactgtaaaagatgatgaataacaagatgttctatgaagaggtatacttagcgtggcacagataagtgatctggtatttacgtcgtggttagagtatagatagaaacgagacgaaaggtaatttgatgttgaagtgtgcagaattcgatagagtaaagacaaagagtgtaaagttctgcgttctttaagtcggagccacgaaagacttgctaaggacggtgatatgtgaccatatcgtcggatgttgcacacgtatctgacgcacatattctgagctcgctgtaacttgactgacagttcagaacttagatcacttaacaaaacgccgcaataatcgaagtgtggcatcactagggtttgtactagggtaagttttagttgctggggcaagaagtttctcaaggtGTCTCAATGGAGGAGGACTTTcaatgataggtcgtaggttctccttctggtaTCTGACTGGTTCTTCGTTGTCCAATGTGGTTGAGGTGTGTATGGAGGGGAGTATTCATTTTAAAGCCTGGCCCTAATGAGGTCCGAAAGAAAACGGGAGTCCGTGTGGGGTGACCTTGATTCCGTGTCCGTTGTCGGGATGAAAGGTTGCAGCGTCAGCCACAAACACCAAGATAACGCAGTATAAGCTCCgaagtttctccacagaccatgtacaccaacaGCGGAAGCCTACGTCCACGATTACATCATGTCTTTCACGATTGTGTTGTTTGTTGTACTTGCCGCTCTTCTTGACAGGCATTGTCAGTTGGGTTTACGGCACGCGGTACCGATATTAACCCGGAAAGGAAAGAGCTACCCCCATTCGTACAGGTTGTCTTTTCAATTGTATTTAATAACGCACGTTAAATAAACCTAGCAGTGATTTTCTTGTGTGTGTTttaacatattgtaaatttttctactaaacaacaatgtaattttattgtcacaacaataaaactcttcactctctacaatttaattccactcccgtcaacaatgggatttgctctccacacagcaacacagtattcgttattgcactccacagacgacaatgacaatttacttggactattacgaacaacaatgaactgttaatcttaactaatattcacaaagcactatttacaacacataactgtcagttctcagttcacagctcctttgtcttggctagttcttctagctcagtcactcgcgttcacagaatctcgaaccccagaccttcagagacgatccgctgcacttcgaactcaggtcccccaactgtggtccactgcactcgaactccgggcttcaggctccacagttacggacacaactcaagtcgcgctctggtctcgaagctggcttgctgtccactgacttactctctgactgactgactgactgactgactgactgactggatcACTGtcccaagttcgctcgcgtttcttcttttatagctaaaccatagttacgagaaatttctacgggtgtccagatatagctctctcgaattatctggatatctccacttcgacggactcctctggacgattcgggagggtccgtccccccttcactccgcaagtagcagctgcgcgcgcaacctcctctctcctctctccgccgcgcgacgtcccccagtgctccgtggagcccgtgttgactcacgcgcgacctgctctcttgcgggacgctggtcgtgagttcgaatctcacgtcgctgtcacaatataaagaTTTCTCATCTTACCAACACTGTTAACATCGCATAAGGTTCATTTATAATCATTAATACGTACAAATTGAACTGAAAAACGATTACGTATGGTGGCTCTATGATCAGGGTAAGAATTACAGGAGTAATTGAGTTATACGAAATATGCCATTTATATTATGTTCAACAGATGGCCCTGTGGAGAACTGGAGGAAGATATACGACCTCAATGTCCTGGCCCTCAGCATGTGCACCAAAGAGGCTCTGCAGTCCATGAAGGAGAAAGGCGTGGACGACGGTCACATCGTACACATCAACAGGTTAGTGACGTGTCTGCCCTTATGTGCTGTTATTTACGTGCTTATAATTATATATCTAGCCTGACGAGGTCATTTTCCGCAGTATTGCAGGTCATAAAGTAATAGACCGAGCCTCCATGTATTGCTCGTCCAAACACGCCGTCACAGCCCTCACAGAAGGTCTTCGTCGTGAGCTGGTCAACCAGAAGTCCAAGATCCGGGTCACTGTAAGTACTGTACATCTCTGGATATTGATACAACTCAAAGTAATTAGTCTTAGACCTTCGTTATAGACGAAAGTGAAAGCGGTTCCTGTGGCAAAGAATAGGCTGTTTGATAAATACGGGAGTTTAACCTATTCCACACTTTGAAGTTTCTAAGACATTATGTCAGATACAAAATTCAATTCTGATAAAACTGAGTATCGATCGGTGATAAAGTACCGTAGAAGTTAGTTGCAAGCAATGAATGGACAAGAAATTGTCACGGCCTCCTTggtacaaaatatacgacaatcaaatagctttttgatgacaacaatGAATTttgtaggctgtgatcggaaacgacaacggcaaagttaaaacgtGGCGAactctcacgttcccgttcccgggcttcgGCAAGCTTCTGgtaaattgtgaatgctcacatccaaacacatttattttgactattacactcttactacgtcatactacttttgaccaataaaacggtacgaaaggacgtatttcaaccaatcatggctgcttatcgcacaattttatcgcgtccctagcatttgtttaattttatcgcgtccctagcatttctttttttgtttgccaaaatttgaaactgcgctggtctggacgtcaaaaaaatatataaaattacaaaccacttcagtcgatgcacagcagtttcaaatatgactcgcattggcattcaagaacaagaattaataaaaatcactgatcatacctatgcatcttctgaaatccgatttacaaataaatgaagagcaccattcggaaatcctgaataagttgaatacaccatgtaggcctaaatcaacgagttccacttctattacgcacacgtccaatataacatcaattgaaccaccaaccacattcaaatttgaaaattgtacattcaataattattccttttaaaattattcattcggaaatcctgaataagttgaatacaccatgtaggcctaaatcaacgagttccacttctattacgcacacgtccaatataacatcaattgaaccaccaaccacattcaaatttgaaaattgtacattcaataattattccttttgaaattattcattcggaaatcctgaataagttgaatacaccatgtaggcctaaatcaacgagttccacttctattacgcacacgtccaatataacatgaattgaaccaccaaccacattcaaatttgaaaattgtatattcaataattattccttttaaaattattcatgtttattttttatgtcatcgtcgttaattaaaacttttctaacacttgtgtatattagttaggttatgttatagcttctgctatatgatattatggatagtcacgtatcagagattgtttaatattaagatttgttgaatagtaatcattacagtgtctgtataaagacactactgccatctagcatgcatctagcgtaatatttgtaatgttgagatggttgaagacagttgtattttcgtaagtcaattaatattttattgtattggagtacttcgttacttctaatctttatatactttcttctaatcgctcgtgttccactcgcagatttatggataaaatcaaaacgtctagtgagattactgttgataatttttaagttctcgaTCTAGTTGTCGTTCCCGTTTCTGGCTtaatgtgaaccagcctttactattGATAATGAGACGAGATCATGAACAATACAGTTTAAGAGTATTGTGCCAAAACACACCATTCAGAGCATAGTAAAAAATGTCAGGTAACGCCACCAAATGGACAATGAGCTAATGACATTTCACCTCATTCCATAACCATTCAACAAGAATctgtttgtttccttctttcatgTATTTCTTCCTATCCTTTCCTTTCCAATACCcaattcttcctcttcccttttGCCTTCTTTTCTACGCGTCTTCATTTTCGTCTACTTTAAAAAATTCGTCCTGGTTCTATGTCTCGAATTGTTCGTGGGATGGTAGTTCACACAAGCAATGGACTTCCCTTGTTTCAGAGCGTCAGTCCCGGGTTAGTGAGAACAGAGATAGGCCAAGCTTCAGAAGCCACGCCAGAGATCTTGGAACTGTTCAATGAACTCCCGTCTTTGGAATCTGAAGACATCGCAGATGCCGTCCTCTACGTACTGGGAGTACCGCCACACGTACAGGTGAGATTATCGTTGCTTATTGCCATTTTTAAATTTGATGCACCTACATCCACTCCCTACGGATTATCGGTTGAATTATTTACCATCAACCGAATTCCGCGGCTCTTTATGTCAGTCTAATACCCACTAACCACCGACCGACATTCACAATCACTGAAAGGTCCTGGAAATGCAGATATTTCTTTAACCTTTCATTTCTATTTTATCTTTACAGATACACGAGCTGATCATCAGACCTGTGGGAGAGATCAACTGAAATATACTCCTTGCACAACTAAAAGTAATTTGTGTCTTACAATAATATGCTACGCTGTACATTTTATAAGTAACGGATCAGTAAATTAATGTATGAAACCGATGTGTTAAATAGCCTATGTTTCAATGCCAACCACATCCACCTTGTCTTTACTAATCCTGTCCAACGTTCTAATTCTAATGGTTTTTTTACACAAAACAATATAAACATCAAacagtttctttatttatttatttacttactgcattaattaattaatttatttatttatttatttacttattaatttatctatctatctatctatctatctatctatctatctatctatctatctatctatctatctatctatctatctatctatctatctatctatctatctatctatctatctatctatctatctatctatctatctatctatctatctacctacctacctacgtatttatttatttatttgtttatctatctatttatttatttatacatttcttgcatCAGGGCGGGTCAGTTGGTACAGAAAACTGGTTACGGACTGGAAAGTCTTGGGTTCAATCCAGGAGCATGGCGGGATTTTCTCGTTACGAAATTTCCAGAACTTCCCCGTGGTTCACTTAGCcgcctgtcaaattgagtaccgggtctttcccgggaatAAGGTAgtcggagcgtggtgctgaccacagcaCCTCATTTAGTACCGAGGTCATGAAATTATGGGTCTCTCTCTCTCCCTGCTTTCCATATGTTTCCATATTGTCCAAAGGAAATAATTTTACCTGCacatttctttctcttcctggtgtagtttcttttttctttccatgttTCTCTTTCCCGTCTTATTCTACATTTCTTCTTCAATTTTCTTACTAATTCGTATTTATGCCTTGTCATAGgctatttctcttttcttcattttaaacACGCAAAGGTATCGGAAAGCTGCACCTACTTTTAAAACCATAACGAGGTGAATGAGAGTAATTTTATTCCGATATGAACATATCCCGGATTTTAATgacttaaaaatgtttaaaaatgaagTGTACAATCACAGGAGAAACTCATTACAATGatctgaaaacataaaaataacccACATTCCTTTAATTACTCAGAATTAATTTCCTCGCCGAATTCAGAAACAATTTGTGttggacagacagagagacagatagacagataggtagacagacagacacagacagacagacagagacagacagacagatatggatgaatggatggatagatagatagatagatagatagatagatagatagatagatagatagatagatagatagatagatagatagatagatagatagatagatagatagatagatagatagatagatagatagatagatagatagatagatagatggatagatggatggatggatggatggatggatggatggatggatggatggatggatggaaggatagataggatagattaggatagattaggatagattaggattagattaggattagatagatagatagatagatagatagatagatagatagatagatagatagatagatagatagatagatagatagatagatagatagatagatagatagatagatagatagatatagatagatatagatagatatagatagatagatagagatagatagatagatagatagatagatagatagatagatagatagatagatagatagatagatagatagatagatagatagatagatagatagatagatagatagatagatagatagatagatagatagatagatagatagatagatagatagatagatagatagatagatagatagatagatagatagatagatagatagatagatagatagatagatagatagatacatagatacatagatacatagatacatagatacatagatagatagatagatagatagatagatagatagatagatagatagatagatagatagatagatagatagatagatagatagatagatagatagatatatagatagatagatagatgaatttaatgtcgtccagcgatttacagccatagacaacgtcagagtagatatatataatacatggctactacaatatgaataaatgtaagattaaaaaaaatatatatacaatcaccagataatcacaaaaacaggttaaaagtgttaaaagaaatagtataaaatcaggttaaaatgtacagatttttcaattacatgaggttaaaacaaataatatctaaaacgtaatattgcaaaaatcattgacactgtagattggatttgtcatcaaagtccttctcaccatctttctgatgtcataaaaatgagcttggagataaatgaatattaaacttcggatccttattgcaaataattttctacacaaataaaacacatcaactgctagtgttcttttgatttttgcacacccacttgtaggctataatttaacttgtgtgttcgtctggggaacaaaattccacctgcacaaaaaaatgatttatcctcctttacccgaacaccacagatttgTCTGAAGTGAGTATCTTCACATGACTTTATAGTTGGCAAtcttaaaacaatgaaaataaatgttacaCACATacatgttactaataaaccgtgcaaAATGTCTatataacctggctataccttttgctaccccttcccacgactggagttcgatgatactacgtaaaataaaaacaaaacactttactaggtataggagggaagaaaagtagttaatccatttacgtaaactaggaaatatcgcaatttcgagtttgataattttcattaagtttttgtgtaatcaaaatacagtacattattaacaataagtgtttttactcacgaactgagttatccatgcgaacgtattcattatgcagtgtatattatactgtctacagtacattagcgtacaatatagagaatgaagttaaattgtaaaataatcataatatggatatttaaacacatttttgaaaatggtgaccgttcatttcgatacagggttcagtccttttgtgcatattatcgcactatagactattgtacctacttccaattaccagtttcgtccttcgtactaataactcatgttgaaataattctgtacctactctgtaaaaacgtaccttacgtattgtaaattcaatcttcacttctgtccgatccgaaaaaaataaaattactcagacatgctatctactgtccgtccaattagttatgtcggaggatcgtagaaagggggaaa harbors:
- the LOC138700962 gene encoding farnesol dehydrogenase-like; translated protein: MERWSGRVAMVTGASAGIGAAIAQELVKKGLKVVGLARRVERVQELEKTLKSAPGKLYPHKCDVTKEEEVKEAFKWVKDNLGGTDILINNAGVASMNTLIDGPVENWRKIYDLNVLALSMCTKEALQSMKEKGVDDGHIVHINSIAGHKVIDRASMYCSSKHAVTALTEGLRRELVNQKSKIRVTSVSPGLVRTEIGQASEATPEILELFNELPSLESEDIADAVLYVLGVPPHVQIHELIIRPVGEIN